One window of the Desulfovibrio sp. X2 genome contains the following:
- a CDS encoding aspartate carbamoyltransferase catalytic subunit — protein MSTHETSVWPHKDLLDTDHLSLADVERIFAAAHSFQEVNQRPVKKVPTLRGKSVVLFFAEPSTRTKTSFDMAGKRLSADTFALASSSSSLTKGESLKDTALTLQAMNPDAIVIRHRASGAARFLSERLECSIINAGDGWHAHPTQALLDAFTLIQEWGSLTGKKVLILGDISHSRVARSNVDLLTRLGASVRLCGPRTLMPPHISAWPVEVHDDLMTAVDGVDAVMCLRLQLERMQAGLLPDLREYARTYGLGPRHLERAAADVRVLHPGPMNRGVEIDSGLADSLSSLVLDQVASGVAVRMALLFLYMTRKEGAQ, from the coding sequence ATGAGCACCCACGAGACTTCCGTCTGGCCCCACAAGGACCTTCTGGACACCGACCATCTCTCCCTTGCCGACGTGGAGCGCATCTTCGCCGCGGCGCATTCCTTCCAGGAAGTGAACCAGCGGCCCGTGAAGAAGGTTCCCACGCTGCGCGGCAAGAGCGTCGTGCTCTTCTTCGCCGAGCCCTCCACGCGCACCAAGACGTCCTTCGACATGGCGGGCAAGCGGCTCTCGGCCGACACCTTCGCCCTGGCCTCCTCGTCGAGCTCCCTGACCAAGGGCGAATCGCTCAAGGACACGGCGCTCACGCTGCAGGCCATGAATCCCGACGCCATCGTCATCCGCCACCGCGCGAGCGGCGCGGCGCGCTTCCTCTCCGAGCGACTGGAGTGCTCGATCATCAACGCGGGCGACGGCTGGCACGCCCACCCCACCCAGGCCTTGCTCGACGCCTTCACCCTGATCCAGGAGTGGGGGAGCCTCACGGGCAAGAAGGTGCTGATCTTGGGCGACATCTCCCACTCGCGCGTGGCCCGCTCCAACGTGGACCTGCTCACCCGGCTCGGCGCCTCGGTGCGGCTGTGCGGACCGCGCACGCTCATGCCGCCGCACATCTCGGCCTGGCCCGTGGAGGTCCACGACGACCTCATGACCGCGGTGGACGGCGTGGACGCCGTGATGTGCCTGCGGCTTCAGCTCGAGCGCATGCAGGCGGGCCTCCTGCCCGACCTGCGCGAATACGCCCGGACCTACGGCCTGGGCCCCCGCCACCTCGAGCGCGCCGCCGCGGACGTGCGCGTGCTGCACCCCGGCCCCATGAACCGCGGCGTGGAGATCGACTCCGGCCTGGCCGACTCCCTCTCCTCCCTGGTCCTCGACCAGGTGGCCTCGGGCGTGGCCGTGCGCATGGCCCTGCTCTTCCTCTACATG
- a CDS encoding radical SAM protein, with amino-acid sequence MKGAPLLPVFLPHAGCPARGEERCVFCDQRIQTGCGEAGCGADGGVEEPGGAELAAALDALRSTLAQRMEQGAPPVEVGFYGGTFTALPGDWPERFVRLAAGFREQGAVVAVRCSTRPDACAPGLLARLAGLGLETVEVGVQSFSDEALAACRRGYDGETAVAGCRAVRAAGLRLGVHLMPGLPCGSLRGFLSDAARCVELRAHSVRLHPCLALSGTPLARMHARGAFTPWPLAKALAACGTAVARLWEADVRVIRLGLTPEPALLAAIAAGPWHPAFGQRVRGRALYLHVASRVAAHVRAGLPRPDTLLVPSRHLADVIGWRRETAPRYAGLGLSVREHAENFFLLVRG; translated from the coding sequence GTGAAGGGCGCCCCGCTCCTGCCTGTCTTCCTGCCCCATGCGGGCTGTCCGGCCAGGGGAGAGGAGCGCTGCGTCTTCTGCGACCAGCGGATCCAGACGGGGTGCGGGGAAGCCGGTTGCGGCGCCGACGGCGGCGTGGAAGAGCCCGGAGGGGCGGAGCTGGCCGCGGCCCTGGACGCGCTGCGAAGCACCCTCGCGCAGCGGATGGAGCAGGGCGCCCCGCCGGTGGAGGTCGGCTTCTACGGCGGCACCTTCACGGCCCTGCCCGGGGACTGGCCCGAGCGCTTCGTGCGGCTCGCGGCGGGCTTTCGGGAACAGGGGGCGGTGGTCGCGGTGCGCTGCTCCACGCGGCCGGACGCCTGCGCGCCCGGCCTCCTCGCGCGGCTCGCCGGACTCGGCCTGGAAACCGTGGAAGTGGGCGTGCAGAGCTTTTCCGACGAGGCCCTCGCGGCCTGCCGCAGGGGCTACGACGGCGAGACGGCTGTCGCGGGCTGCCGGGCGGTGCGCGCGGCAGGGCTCAGGCTCGGCGTGCATCTCATGCCCGGGCTGCCGTGCGGCAGCCTGCGGGGCTTTTTGTCCGACGCGGCGCGCTGCGTGGAACTTCGCGCGCACAGCGTGCGCCTGCATCCCTGCCTGGCGCTTTCGGGCACCCCGCTCGCCCGCATGCACGCCCGCGGCGCCTTCACGCCCTGGCCGCTGGCAAAGGCCCTGGCCGCCTGCGGAACGGCCGTGGCCCGGCTGTGGGAGGCGGACGTCAGGGTCATCCGCCTCGGGCTCACGCCCGAGCCCGCGCTGCTCGCGGCCATCGCGGCAGGCCCCTGGCACCCGGCCTTCGGGCAGCGGGTGCGCGGCCGGGCGCTCTACCTGCACGTGGCCTCCCGCGTGGCCGCGCACGTGCGCGCGGGGCTCCCCCGGCCGGACACGCTGCTCGTCCCCTCCCGGCATCTCGCGGACGTGATCGGCTGGCGGCGCGAGACCGCGCCGCGCTACGCCGGGCTCGGGCTTTCGGTCCGGGAACACGCGGAAAACTTTTTCTTGTTGGTCCGGGGCTGA
- a CDS encoding HIT family protein: MDHSECIFCKIARGEIPCAKIYETQNILSFLDISPSAPGHALIIPKAHFPTVLEVDPALGPDLITAFGKVGRAVMAATGATGMNVMLNCNESAGQVVFHTHWHVIPRIEGDGLRLWPGGKYDSMQEMSALAEKIRALVA, encoded by the coding sequence GTGGACCACAGCGAATGCATCTTCTGCAAGATCGCGCGGGGGGAGATTCCCTGCGCCAAGATCTACGAAACACAGAACATTTTATCGTTTCTGGACATCTCGCCCTCGGCCCCGGGGCATGCCCTGATCATCCCCAAGGCCCACTTCCCCACCGTCCTGGAGGTGGACCCGGCGCTCGGGCCCGATCTGATCACGGCCTTCGGCAAGGTGGGCCGCGCGGTCATGGCCGCCACCGGCGCCACGGGCATGAATGTCATGCTCAACTGCAACGAATCCGCGGGTCAGGTGGTGTTCCACACCCACTGGCACGTCATCCCGCGCATCGAGGGCGACGGCCTTCGCCTGTGGCCCGGCGGGAAATACGACTCCATGCAGGAAATGTCCGCCCTGGCGGAGAAGATACGAGCCCTGGTCGCATAG
- a CDS encoding integration host factor subunit alpha, giving the protein MSINNGDGKTLTKADIVDQIYEKIDMNRAEIKAHVETLLDLMKLSIKKDHSLLVSGFGKFEAYDKKARKGRNPQTSETITLSPRKVVVFRLSRKFRSELNDQQQ; this is encoded by the coding sequence ATGAGCATCAACAACGGCGACGGCAAGACCCTGACCAAGGCCGACATCGTGGACCAGATCTACGAGAAGATCGACATGAACAGGGCGGAGATCAAGGCCCACGTCGAGACCCTTCTGGACCTCATGAAGCTCTCCATCAAGAAGGACCACAGCCTTCTCGTCTCGGGCTTCGGCAAGTTCGAGGCCTACGACAAGAAGGCCCGCAAGGGACGCAACCCGCAGACCAGCGAGACCATCACCCTGTCCCCGCGCAAGGTGGTCGTCTTCCGCCTCTCGCGCAAGTTCCGCTCCGAGCTCAACGATCAGCAGCAATGA
- a CDS encoding septal ring lytic transglycosylase RlpA family protein, with protein MPRVYEKRRALFCAALLLFLCAALFGCGTHNYEGTPASSGRRGGEVPVTQRPGEGGTAAPKGTFRAYTQDGRTYQPLFSSAGYSEEGLASWYGLQFHGKKTANGEYYDMYDETAAHRILPMGTMLKVENLDNGRSTTVRVNDRGPFVDPDHRIIDLSFAAARDLGMDRAGLAHVRISSIGAIAGFTGTDLKGSFYVQVGAFTVKANADRLAASMVGRGYKDTKVEQADVDGRTFWRVQAGVFPSLNAAEQGKEALRGEFPQAFVIAADR; from the coding sequence ATGCCCCGAGTCTACGAGAAGCGGCGCGCCCTCTTCTGCGCCGCCCTGCTCCTGTTCCTCTGCGCGGCCCTTTTCGGCTGCGGCACCCACAACTACGAAGGGACTCCCGCCTCGTCAGGACGGCGCGGCGGCGAGGTGCCCGTCACCCAGCGTCCCGGCGAGGGCGGCACGGCCGCGCCCAAGGGCACGTTCAGGGCCTACACCCAGGACGGCCGGACCTATCAGCCGCTCTTCTCCTCCGCGGGCTATTCCGAGGAAGGGCTCGCCTCGTGGTACGGCCTGCAGTTCCACGGCAAGAAGACGGCCAACGGCGAATACTACGACATGTACGACGAGACCGCGGCCCACCGCATCCTGCCCATGGGCACCATGCTCAAGGTGGAGAACCTGGACAACGGCCGCTCGACCACGGTGCGCGTCAACGACCGCGGCCCCTTCGTGGACCCGGACCACCGCATCATAGACCTCTCCTTCGCCGCGGCGCGCGACCTGGGCATGGACCGGGCCGGGCTGGCGCACGTGCGCATCAGCTCCATCGGCGCCATCGCGGGCTTCACGGGCACGGACCTGAAGGGCAGCTTCTACGTGCAGGTGGGGGCCTTCACGGTCAAGGCCAACGCGGACCGTCTGGCCGCGAGCATGGTCGGCAGGGGCTACAAGGACACGAAGGTGGAGCAGGCGGACGTGGACGGCAGGACCTTCTGGCGCGTTCAGGCCGGGGTCTTTCCCAGCCTGAACGCCGCAGAGCAGGGCAAGGAGGCACTCCGCGGGGAGTTCCCCCAGGCCTTCGTCATTGCTGCTGATCGTTGA
- a CDS encoding LysM peptidoglycan-binding domain-containing protein produces MKKILMILLAVAFAGAVGCASKQQKAEPVPQPMAVEKPAPVQPAPKPAPTPMEIYEMNYKQLPSSHTVVKGECLWRISEQAQIYNDPFMWPLIYKANRDKITKSPNLIYPGQVFSIPRDGFTLADIQSARVQAGAAKKKANPAATANLPAGIRQELGYGF; encoded by the coding sequence ATGAAAAAAATTCTGATGATTCTTCTGGCCGTTGCGTTCGCCGGCGCGGTTGGTTGCGCCAGCAAGCAGCAGAAGGCCGAACCCGTCCCGCAGCCCATGGCCGTGGAAAAGCCTGCACCCGTGCAGCCGGCTCCCAAGCCCGCGCCCACGCCCATGGAGATCTACGAGATGAACTACAAGCAGCTCCCCTCGAGCCACACCGTGGTCAAGGGCGAGTGCCTGTGGCGCATCTCCGAGCAGGCCCAGATCTACAACGACCCCTTCATGTGGCCGTTGATCTACAAGGCCAACCGCGACAAGATCACGAAGAGCCCGAACCTCATCTACCCGGGCCAGGTCTTCTCCATCCCGCGTGACGGCTTCACCCTGGCCGACATCCAGTCCGCCCGCGTGCAGGCCGGCGCCGCCAAGAAGAAGGCCAACCCGGCGGCCACGGCCAACCTGCCCGCCGGCATCCGCCAGGAACTCGGCTACGGCTTCTAG
- a CDS encoding chorismate-binding protein → MRSLASFTLEPEAALDLLAALDAAAGTDAFLTPGRDGRAPRILAGLKAEAELVADAATGPRDMAAFAFADARPVLGWLAYEWGLARHGVTSAKTRSLPLGALRKYALYLSYDPDARSLELLHPSAAGPAGEEGGTGPADDLVDLVRDLLAEGPPKALTRAPVRFSGALAQSLDRTAYENAVQRAVDHIRASDVSELNLSMELRAEITSGDPLGLLRLLFRRYPAGYYACFRAPGGEREGGGAQTLLSTSPERFLRVKDGEVLTQPIKGTLHAGLDRAPRELAETLLASDKDEAELAIAVDLARDDLAAVCGTGSVRVYGHKSVLQVDDLLHMYSNVTGTLREECDVFDLLAAAFPPASVCGNPRRRSLQIIEELEPHSREAYGGSFLMIHGPRDMDASTAVRTARCGAKSLVFHAGSAVVAESEPSREYHETMAKAGKFLNLLRELA, encoded by the coding sequence ATGCGCTCGCTGGCCTCCTTCACCCTTGAGCCGGAAGCGGCCCTGGACCTGCTCGCGGCGCTCGACGCCGCGGCCGGGACCGACGCCTTCCTCACGCCGGGCAGGGACGGCCGCGCCCCGCGCATCCTGGCCGGGCTCAAGGCCGAGGCCGAGCTCGTGGCCGACGCGGCCACGGGCCCGCGCGACATGGCCGCCTTCGCCTTTGCCGACGCCCGGCCCGTGCTCGGCTGGCTGGCCTACGAGTGGGGGCTCGCGCGCCACGGCGTGACGAGCGCCAAGACGCGCTCCCTGCCGCTCGGCGCCCTGCGCAAGTACGCCCTCTACCTCTCCTACGACCCGGACGCCCGAAGTCTGGAGCTGCTGCATCCCTCGGCCGCCGGGCCTGCAGGGGAGGAGGGCGGTACCGGGCCTGCAGACGATCTGGTCGACCTCGTGCGCGACCTGCTGGCCGAGGGGCCGCCCAAGGCCCTGACCCGGGCCCCGGTGCGCTTCTCCGGCGCCCTGGCCCAATCCCTGGACCGCACGGCCTACGAGAACGCCGTGCAGCGGGCCGTGGACCACATCCGGGCCTCGGACGTCTCGGAACTGAACCTTTCCATGGAGCTGCGCGCCGAGATCACCTCGGGCGATCCGCTCGGCCTCCTGCGCCTGCTCTTCCGCCGCTACCCGGCGGGCTACTACGCCTGCTTCCGCGCCCCGGGCGGAGAGAGAGAGGGGGGAGGCGCGCAGACCCTGCTCTCGACCTCGCCCGAGCGCTTCCTGCGCGTCAAGGACGGCGAAGTGCTGACCCAGCCCATCAAGGGCACGCTGCACGCGGGGCTGGACCGGGCGCCCAGGGAGCTCGCGGAGACGCTCCTGGCCTCGGACAAGGACGAGGCGGAGCTGGCCATCGCCGTGGACCTCGCGCGCGACGACCTGGCCGCAGTCTGCGGGACGGGCAGCGTGCGCGTGTACGGCCACAAGTCCGTGCTGCAGGTGGACGATCTCCTGCACATGTACTCCAACGTCACCGGCACCCTGCGCGAGGAGTGCGACGTCTTCGACCTCCTGGCCGCCGCCTTCCCGCCCGCCTCGGTCTGCGGCAACCCCCGCCGCCGCTCGCTTCAGATCATAGAGGAGCTCGAGCCGCACAGCCGCGAGGCCTACGGCGGCAGCTTCCTGATGATCCACGGCCCGCGGGACATGGACGCCTCCACGGCAGTGCGCACGGCGCGCTGCGGGGCGAAGAGCCTCGTCTTCCACGCGGGCAGCGCGGTGGTGGCCGAGTCCGAGCCGAGCCGCGAGTACCACGAGACCATGGCCAAGGCGGGCAAGTTCCTGAACCTCCTGCGCGAGCTGGCCTGA
- a CDS encoding glutamine amidotransferase, producing MRLLLADNGGGFSRSLAHLAAQVLDVVPESVAYADLSAERARDCDLLFIATGPGHPRDYPAYAPLFAQGNPADDSARHAGPAILGIGLGMLIVNHCLGGETAALATPAQGRAETVGFGPERLRVARYQSLYASRLAPGLAVTAATDGGVPMAVRHESLPLAGLAFQVESFLTEKPEELLRHALAGLLHP from the coding sequence ATGCGCCTGCTCCTGGCCGACAACGGGGGCGGCTTCAGCCGCAGCCTGGCCCACCTCGCGGCCCAGGTCCTCGACGTCGTGCCCGAGAGCGTGGCCTACGCCGACCTCTCGGCCGAGCGGGCGCGCGACTGCGACCTGCTCTTCATCGCCACCGGGCCTGGACACCCGCGCGACTACCCGGCCTACGCGCCGCTCTTCGCGCAGGGGAATCCCGCGGACGACTCCGCGCGACACGCCGGGCCAGCCATTTTGGGCATCGGGCTCGGCATGCTCATCGTCAACCACTGCCTGGGCGGGGAGACCGCGGCGCTGGCCACGCCCGCGCAGGGCCGGGCCGAGACCGTGGGCTTCGGCCCGGAGCGCCTGCGCGTGGCCCGCTACCAGTCGCTCTACGCCTCGCGCCTCGCGCCCGGGCTCGCGGTCACCGCGGCCACGGACGGCGGCGTGCCCATGGCCGTGCGCCACGAGAGCCTGCCCCTGGCGGGCCTCGCCTTCCAGGTGGAGTCCTTCCTCACCGAGAAGCCCGAGGAGCTTCTGCGCCATGCGCTCGCTGGCCTCCTTCACCCTTGA
- a CDS encoding ADP-ribosylglycohydrolase family protein, which translates to MDTTRRAAVLAAFVGDCLALGPHWIYDQARIAREFPGLSGPVAPLADSYHKGKGRGDFTHYGDQMLVLLESAAAKGGFDAADFAQRWQALFADGYAGYVDGATRRTLENLKAGWPAEEAGSTSQDLSGASRFAPLLGFVTDPEALAGAARQQAALTHKSPQVVDAAAFLARVASRVLGGQAVRPAVEEAAKQAEVPDIGRLAEAGLASAGEDSLAVIERFGQNCEFQSAFPSVVHLLARYADDPAAGLLQSTLAGGDSAARNIAVGCVLGAAHGEGAVPAGWLEAMKAAPRIQELLS; encoded by the coding sequence ATGGATACGACGAGGCGGGCCGCGGTGCTTGCGGCCTTCGTCGGCGACTGCCTGGCGCTCGGGCCGCACTGGATATACGACCAGGCGCGCATCGCGCGCGAGTTTCCCGGCCTCTCCGGCCCCGTGGCCCCGCTTGCGGACAGCTACCACAAGGGCAAGGGCAGGGGCGACTTCACCCACTACGGCGATCAGATGCTGGTCCTGCTCGAGTCCGCGGCCGCGAAAGGCGGCTTCGACGCGGCGGACTTCGCGCAGCGCTGGCAGGCGCTCTTCGCCGACGGCTATGCCGGGTACGTGGACGGCGCCACGCGCCGCACCCTGGAGAACCTGAAGGCAGGCTGGCCCGCCGAGGAGGCCGGAAGCACCTCGCAGGACCTGTCCGGGGCCTCGCGCTTCGCACCGCTCCTCGGCTTCGTGACCGACCCCGAGGCCCTGGCCGGGGCGGCACGGCAGCAGGCCGCGCTGACCCACAAGTCCCCCCAGGTGGTGGACGCGGCCGCCTTCCTCGCCCGCGTCGCCTCGCGCGTCCTCGGCGGGCAGGCCGTCCGCCCCGCCGTGGAGGAGGCCGCGAAGCAGGCCGAGGTGCCCGACATCGGCCGTCTGGCCGAGGCGGGCCTGGCCTCGGCCGGGGAGGACTCCCTGGCCGTGATCGAGCGCTTCGGCCAGAACTGCGAATTCCAGAGCGCCTTCCCGAGCGTGGTCCACCTGCTGGCCAGATACGCCGACGACCCGGCCGCGGGGCTCCTCCAGAGCACGCTCGCGGGCGGCGACTCGGCGGCGCGCAACATCGCCGTGGGCTGCGTCCTGGGCGCGGCACACGGCGAGGGCGCGGTGCCCGCGGGCTGGCTCGAGGCCATGAAGGCGGCGCCGCGCATACAGGAGCTGCTGTCGTGA
- a CDS encoding response regulator transcription factor, protein MARVLVIDDDAVMRDMMRLYLEQGGFEVVEAGDGMDGVRRYRQRPPDVVIVDIFMPRKDGIETIIDLRGLDPAAHILAISGGGEIGGMEYLSYAKVLGADRVLCKPFRREELISAVRETAAEHGAA, encoded by the coding sequence ATGGCCAGGGTTCTGGTTATCGACGACGATGCGGTGATGCGCGACATGATGCGCCTGTACCTCGAGCAGGGAGGCTTCGAGGTGGTGGAGGCCGGCGACGGCATGGACGGCGTGCGGCGCTACCGCCAGCGCCCCCCCGACGTGGTCATCGTGGACATCTTCATGCCCCGCAAGGACGGCATCGAGACGATCATCGACCTGCGCGGCCTGGACCCCGCGGCGCACATCCTGGCCATCTCCGGAGGCGGCGAGATCGGCGGCATGGAGTACCTGAGCTACGCCAAGGTCCTCGGCGCGGACCGCGTGCTCTGCAAGCCCTTCCGCCGCGAGGAACTCATCTCGGCCGTGCGCGAGACCGCGGCCGAGCACGGCGCCGCCTGA
- a CDS encoding DUF3124 domain-containing protein: MQRQLRRILVPLVAAALAVVLAALPAAAEKPVRCTGQTVYAPAYSHIYHGVKTRHFPLTVTLSIRNVDPANTITITAVEYRNEKGELLRTFSGIQRGLQPFETAEAVIEQQDASGGSGASFVVRWESSASAIPPMIQTVMIGSAAGQGISFLSGSRVIEQH, encoded by the coding sequence ATGCAGCGCCAGCTTCGCCGTATCCTCGTCCCGCTCGTCGCCGCGGCCCTGGCCGTGGTCCTCGCGGCGCTCCCGGCCGCGGCCGAGAAGCCGGTGCGCTGCACGGGCCAGACCGTCTACGCCCCGGCCTACTCCCACATCTACCACGGCGTGAAGACCAGGCACTTCCCGCTGACCGTGACGCTCAGCATCCGCAACGTGGACCCGGCCAACACGATCACAATCACCGCGGTGGAATACCGCAACGAGAAGGGCGAGCTCCTGCGCACCTTCTCGGGCATCCAGCGCGGCCTGCAGCCCTTCGAGACCGCCGAGGCCGTGATCGAGCAGCAGGACGCCAGCGGCGGCTCGGGCGCCAGCTTCGTCGTGCGCTGGGAGAGCTCGGCCAGCGCCATTCCGCCCATGATCCAGACGGTCATGATCGGCTCGGCCGCGGGCCAGGGCATCTCCTTCCTCTCCGGGAGCCGGGTCATCGAGCAGCACTAG
- the hisS gene encoding histidine--tRNA ligase: MAKIQKIKGFADLFAAEAGKYTFLEGAARTVFSRYGYGELRTPVVEFTELFAKGIGADTDVVGKEMYTFPDRKGRSLTLRPEATAGVVRAFAESGTYQPGRVFKYFTFGPMFRYERPQKGRMRQFHQINVECFGSASPYTDAEVLLMLHDFLSAAGLTKLSFELNTLGCPECRPAYRQALSDYFASLPADALCEDCRRRMTTNPLRVLDCKVPSCREATDGAPSVQDHACARCKGNFEVVTAALDAAGLAYTVNPRLVRGLDYYQGTTFEVVSGDIGSQSSVAGGGRYDGLVKLLGGPDVPGIGFACGMERLALLLPERKTQAPDFHIAVLDAAALPEALALAQRIRAMNLTGEVAHEAGSMKSQLRAADRSGARFCLIMGGDELAARTVVVKAMSTGEQMTVPLDDAERVVLR, translated from the coding sequence ATGGCCAAGATTCAGAAGATAAAAGGGTTCGCGGACCTGTTCGCGGCCGAGGCGGGCAAGTACACCTTCCTGGAAGGCGCCGCCCGGACCGTGTTCTCGCGCTACGGATACGGCGAGCTGCGCACGCCGGTTGTGGAGTTCACCGAGCTCTTCGCCAAGGGCATCGGGGCGGACACGGACGTGGTGGGCAAGGAGATGTACACCTTCCCCGACCGCAAGGGCCGTTCCCTGACGCTTCGGCCCGAGGCGACGGCGGGCGTGGTGCGCGCCTTCGCGGAGTCCGGGACGTACCAGCCCGGCCGCGTGTTCAAGTATTTCACCTTCGGTCCCATGTTCCGCTACGAGCGGCCGCAGAAGGGCCGCATGCGCCAGTTCCACCAGATCAACGTGGAGTGCTTCGGCTCGGCCTCGCCCTACACGGACGCGGAAGTGCTGCTCATGCTGCACGACTTCCTGAGCGCCGCGGGGCTGACCAAGCTCTCCTTCGAGCTGAACACCCTGGGCTGCCCCGAGTGCCGTCCCGCCTACCGGCAGGCGCTGAGCGACTACTTCGCCTCCCTGCCCGCGGACGCCCTGTGCGAGGACTGCCGCCGCCGCATGACCACCAACCCGCTGCGCGTGCTGGACTGCAAGGTGCCCTCGTGCCGCGAGGCCACGGACGGCGCGCCGAGCGTGCAGGACCACGCCTGCGCCCGCTGCAAGGGCAATTTCGAGGTGGTTACCGCGGCGCTCGACGCAGCAGGCCTCGCCTACACGGTCAACCCGCGGCTCGTGCGCGGCCTGGACTACTACCAGGGCACGACCTTCGAGGTCGTCTCCGGCGACATCGGCTCGCAGTCGTCCGTGGCCGGAGGCGGCCGCTACGACGGCCTGGTGAAGCTGCTCGGCGGCCCGGACGTGCCGGGCATCGGCTTCGCCTGCGGCATGGAGCGCCTGGCGCTGCTCCTGCCCGAGCGGAAGACGCAGGCGCCGGACTTCCACATCGCGGTGCTGGATGCGGCCGCGCTGCCCGAGGCCCTGGCCCTGGCGCAGCGCATCCGGGCCATGAATCTCACCGGCGAGGTGGCCCACGAGGCCGGAAGCATGAAGAGCCAGCTGCGCGCGGCGGATCGCTCCGGAGCGCGCTTCTGCCTGATCATGGGCGGCGACGAGCTGGCCGCCCGCACGGTGGTGGTCAAGGCCATGTCCACGGGCGAGCAGATGACCGTGCCCCTGGACGACGCCGAGCGCGTGGTCCTCAGGTAG